A region of the Desulfarculaceae bacterium genome:
CGGCATCGGGGGCAAGCTCTCGGGCTTCGTGCAGTCGGCCAAGGACGTGCCGGAGATGGTGGTGCTGGACGGCTGCGAGCTGGGCTGCGCCAAGGCCATCTTCGAGCAGGCCGGAGTGCCCCTGCGCAATTACCTGGTGCTCACCGAGTTGGGCATAGCCAAGAACAAGGACTTCGAGCTCAAGGACGCGGAGCTGGCCATGGTCAAGGACGCCGCGCGCCAGGCCCTGGCCGCTTCGCGCGAGAGTTGTTGAGCTTGGCCGGAAACTTCGTAAAAGGAAACAAGATGCCGAAGAAATTTTGCCTCTGGGGCCTGCTGCTCCTGGCCATGTGCCTGGCCGGGCCCTCCTTCGCCGCCGACACCCCCGCCGAGATACCGGCCAAGGGCATGGTGACCCTGGTGGACCTGGGGGCCGACCGCTGCATCCCTTGCCGAATGATGGCCCCCATCTTGGAGGAGCTGAAGCAGGAGTACCAGGGCAAGGCGGCCATCGTTTTCCTGGATGTGTGGAAGGACAGCTCCCTGGCGCCGCGCTTCGGCATCCAGGTGATCCCCACCCAGATTTTCTACGACCGCAAGGGCAAGGAGTTCCTGCGTCACGAAGGCTTCCTGAGCAAGGAGAGCATCGTGATGGTGCTGGATAAAATGGGCGTGGCCAAGCCCGCCGCCAAATAAGCGGCTCGCGGCCGGAGGCGCGGGGATATGTTGGAGCAGTGGTTCCTCACCCTTAACCAGTGGATCACCGGAGGCAGCGCGGCCGCCCTGGCCGGAGCCTTTCTGTGGGGCGTGGTCAGCGTGGCGCTCAGCCCTTGCCACCTGGCCTCCATCCCCCTGATCGTCACCTACGTGGCCGGCCAGGAGGCGGCGGTGCGCCCCCGCCGGGCGGCCCAGTACGCCGGGCTGTTCACCCTGGGCCTGTTCATCACCATCGCCCTGGTGGGGGTGGTCTGCTCCCTGCTGGGGCTCATGCTGGGCGAGGTGGGGCCCTATTGGGCCCTGCTGGTGGGGGCCATGCTCATCTGGGTGGCCCTGGACATGCTGGGGATCAAGGCCCTGCCGCTCT
Encoded here:
- a CDS encoding putative zinc-binding protein encodes the protein MTSSCCAAGEQGRQGGDCCATDGNVMLLACSGGSNVGQLANRACVELTQDGLGKMFCLAGIGGKLSGFVQSAKDVPEMVVLDGCELGCAKAIFEQAGVPLRNYLVLTELGIAKNKDFELKDAELAMVKDAARQALAASRESC
- a CDS encoding cytochrome C biosynthesis protein, which translates into the protein MEQWFLTLNQWITGGSAAALAGAFLWGVVSVALSPCHLASIPLIVTYVAGQEAAVRPRRAAQYAGLFTLGLFITIALVGVVCSLLGLMLGEVGPYWALLVGAMLIWVALDMLGIKALPLSGTLLARLRVTGRSGAFVLGLGYGVLSGSCTFGFIAPILAIITVQKDFLAGGAMILLFGLGHCLPIALAGSSTAAVSNLLENSSFQQGSLWFKRAAGAGIALLGVYFILSPWMGA
- a CDS encoding thioredoxin family protein translates to MPKKFCLWGLLLLAMCLAGPSFAADTPAEIPAKGMVTLVDLGADRCIPCRMMAPILEELKQEYQGKAAIVFLDVWKDSSLAPRFGIQVIPTQIFYDRKGKEFLRHEGFLSKESIVMVLDKMGVAKPAAK